A portion of the Lolium rigidum isolate FL_2022 chromosome 1, APGP_CSIRO_Lrig_0.1, whole genome shotgun sequence genome contains these proteins:
- the LOC124672266 gene encoding annexin Gh1-like encodes MATLTVPASVPAVGDDCEQLRKAFEGWGTNEALIISILGHRDAAQRRAIRRHYAETYGEELLRSITDEISGDFERAVILWTLDPAERDAVLANEGATKWQPGSPVLVEIACARGSAQLFAVRQAYHDRFKRSLEEDVAAHVTGDFRKLLVPLVSAYRYEGPEVNTRLAHSEAKILQDKIEHKAYADDEIIRILTTRSKAQLLATFNNYNDSFGHPINKDLKADPKDEFLKTLRAVIRCFTCPDRYFEKVVRLAIAGNGTDENSLTRIITTRAEVDLKLIKEVYQKRNSVPLEKAVAGDTSGDYEGMLLALLGKE; translated from the exons ATGGCCACGCTCACCGTCCCCGCCTCCGTCCCGGCCGTCGGCGACGACTGCGAGCAGCTCCGCAAGGCCTTCGAAG GGTGGGGCACCAACGAGGCGCTCATCATCTCCATCCTCGGCCACCGCGACGCCGCGCAGCGCCGCGCCATCCGCAGGCACTACGCCGAAACCTACGGCGAGGAGCTCCTGCGCAGCATCACCGACGAGATCTCCGGCGACTTCGAG AGGGCCGTGATCCTGTGGACGCTGGACCCCGCGGAGCGGGACGCGGTGCTGGCCAACGAGGGGGCCACCAAGTGGCAGCCCGGGAGCCCCGTGCTCGTCGAGATCGCCTGCGCGCGCGGCTCCGCCCAGCTCTTCGCCGTCAGGCAGGCATACCACGACCGCTTCAAGCGATCGCTAGAGGAGGACGTCGCAGCCCACGTCACCGGCGACTTCCGCAAG CTTTTGGTGCCACTTGTAAGCGCATACCGCTATGAAGGACCAGAGGTCAACACAAGGTTGGCACATTCAGAAGCCAAAATACTGCAGGATAAGATCGAGCATAAGGCTTACGCTGATGATGAGATCATCAGGATCCTCACTACTCGAAGCAAAGCTCAGCTGCTTGCAACATTCAACAATTACAATGACTCATTTGGTCACCCAATCAATAAG GATCTCAAGGCTGATCCCAAAGACGAGTTCCTTAAAACTCTGCGGGCAGTGATCCGGTGCTTCACTTGCCCTGATAGGTACTTCGAGAAGGTCGTCAGGTTGGCTATTGCAGGGAACGGAACAGATGAGAACTCACTCACTAGGATCATCACTACCCGGGCCGAGGTGGACCTGAAACTGATAAAAGAGGTGTACCAGAAGAGGAACAGCGTCCCCCTGGAGAAGGCGGTCGCCGGAGACACCTCCGGAGACTACGAGGGCATGCTCCTTGCCCTTCTCGGGAAGGAGTGA